Genomic segment of Lusitaniella coriacea LEGE 07157:
TGCGGAGATAATTCCAAGCACTTTGGCTATCTTCATAAAGTTGCGATTCCTTCGGAAAATTCCCCTGACTGCGACCATATCCTCGATAATCAAACACCAATACCGAAAAACCCAGTTGCCGAAACGCCGCAACCCTTGCTAAATAATTATAATCGCCCATATTGCGTCCAACTCCACAAAGATACAACATTACCTTGGGAGATTTGAGAATTTGCCTTGGCTCATCGGAAACAACAGAAAACTTTTCCTGCGGCGATGCAGATGGAATCCACCAACCGTGTAGCCGTTCTTGGGAACCCGCAATTGGTATCCACACATCCTCATAAGGAAGATTAAAATCTGAAGCACTAGGTAGCATTGAAAGCTCAGGCTGAGGACGATAAATCAGACGACGTTGCCATACTAGAAGAAAAAGGAAAACTGAAAGATAAGCTAATCCCAGAACACTCGCAACAGCTAATAAGCTTTGCCATCGATGGGGATGTTTTTTTACTTCTTGCATTAATAGACTTAGACTAGATTCTACTCTGCTTCAGAGGCTTATATCTTAAGACACAAGCGATTCTAACTGTTCGAGCATTGGCGTAATTTGAGGCAGAATTTGTTCGATTGCCTCCGGATTTTTTTCCTTCCATTTATCCACTTTGGGTGCAGAGAGCGTTGTCCAACTGGTATTTTTATTCTCAATATATTGAATACATTCCGGCGTTATTGTTAAATTGGTAAAATCAGCAACCTTCTCAAGAATGTGTTGAGGTTCGGCTAAAAGATATTCGTAGCTTATCGCCATACACTTGCTGTGAAACATCTCATTTCCTTGCAAGCGTTCGAGAACATAACGATTGTGTTCCATCCAACTCCAAGCACAAATTTCAGGAAGAGTTTGACGGACAACATTTTGCCAACCAGGAGGAATGGGATAAGTCCAATGAGAAACGGTTGAATGTTCGGGAAAAGGAAGAGGACGTTTCCAAAAAAAACCGGAATTCCAACCCTCTAACATCGACGAGATACAAGCTCTACCATCTCGAACCATATAAATATATAGCGCGTTGGGGAATATTTTTTCAAGCGCATCGAGATGAAAGCAATTTGCAATTGTTTTTTCTAAATACAGAATGGGTTTTCGTTGAAGAAAATGATCGAGAAAATCTTGCTTTCGAGTATTTCTCCGAGTCTGAATATTTTTTAATAAGAGTTGACTTTTAAAAGAATTAATGATTTTTCGCGTGCATTCAGATCCATCAATATAATCAGAAGGAACTTCGAGGCGTTGATAGGGGAAAAACTGAAACCATAACGGATCGTTCTCTTTTTCAAACGACCAAACATTTTGCATTCCTCGCAATATTTCGTAGAAATAGCTCGATCCCGAACGAGGTGCAGAAAGGATAAAAATAGGATGAAATGGAGGAGAAATATTACCTAGTATTATTTTTTTAATTTTTTCATTCATCTTGATTGAATTTTATTCACAAATGTTATAGATAATTGAGCCGTTCCATTCCTGTTTTACAAATACTATCGATCTTCATAGAATTTTCTTGTCCAAAGAATTCCATAAGATTAACAGCTCGGTTTCCACGCGGTTGATATTGAATGTCTACTAAATCAGAAATGTCTTTATTTGGATTTAAGTTAACACGTTGAGCTAGGGTCTTAAGGGTTCCTATTTTATCTTGCAGGAAATCTTCATAGCGGACTAAAATAATACTGTCTCGATGATTTAAATAGGTTTCTGCGGCAATATTCCATCGGTGCGCCAGCCGTTCGATATAACTATTTCCTGGAACGTCAGGCAGGTGTCCTTCTAACATCAATTGCCAACCTTTTGCCTCCATTGCTGATAACTTCTGTTTGCAGGTTGCATCGAGTTCTGGTAAGTTTCCAGGGATTTTGAGGCGGTTCAAAATACTACGAATTGTATCTCTGGGATCGCGCATCACCATAATGTATTGCGATTCGGGAAAGCAGGTTCTCAATTGAGGATAGAGAAATGTGAAATTCGGGTCTTTAACAATCGGCGTTGAAAAGTAAAAGGGATGCGCTTGTACGAGGGAGGATAGGTCTATTTCCTGTTGAAACAGGCGCATTCTCAACTGTGCTTTAAGATCGAATTGATGAAAAGGATCGATGAGTACGGGTTTGCCACTAATTTTGCCGAGCAATGCAGCGATAACGGTGGTACCGGACTTTTGATGACCGAGAATTAAGATGGGTTTGGGATGAATTTTGGCGGTTTTTTTTTGATAATTTTCCTGGACGCGATCGAGCCAATTTAAACCGCGAACAAGAACAGTTTTGATAGATCGGGTGCGATTTTGGTTAAAGCGATCGATAAACACGAGATATGCTTTTGTAATCTAATGAGTGGCTGATAGTTAGGGAATAGGGAACGAACTCTGTAACAAAAGAGTATTTAATTATTCAATCGAGTTAAACTCGATTGGAATTTTCTATTAACAGAAACTACTCCCCACACCCCTTAAAAATATCGGTTAGTTTAACACATTGATACTTCTAATTTGTTGAGAGAAGCGATTAAGCAATCTCTCGCACGGTGGGTTTTCCGTCTTTGA
This window contains:
- a CDS encoding sulfotransferase family protein encodes the protein MNEKIKKIILGNISPPFHPIFILSAPRSGSSYFYEILRGMQNVWSFEKENDPLWFQFFPYQRLEVPSDYIDGSECTRKIINSFKSQLLLKNIQTRRNTRKQDFLDHFLQRKPILYLEKTIANCFHLDALEKIFPNALYIYMVRDGRACISSMLEGWNSGFFWKRPLPFPEHSTVSHWTYPIPPGWQNVVRQTLPEICAWSWMEHNRYVLERLQGNEMFHSKCMAISYEYLLAEPQHILEKVADFTNLTITPECIQYIENKNTSWTTLSAPKVDKWKEKNPEAIEQILPQITPMLEQLESLVS
- a CDS encoding sulfotransferase family protein; the encoded protein is MFIDRFNQNRTRSIKTVLVRGLNWLDRVQENYQKKTAKIHPKPILILGHQKSGTTVIAALLGKISGKPVLIDPFHQFDLKAQLRMRLFQQEIDLSSLVQAHPFYFSTPIVKDPNFTFLYPQLRTCFPESQYIMVMRDPRDTIRSILNRLKIPGNLPELDATCKQKLSAMEAKGWQLMLEGHLPDVPGNSYIERLAHRWNIAAETYLNHRDSIILVRYEDFLQDKIGTLKTLAQRVNLNPNKDISDLVDIQYQPRGNRAVNLMEFFGQENSMKIDSICKTGMERLNYL